One Cupriavidus pauculus genomic window, GCCCAGCGCGGCCCAGCGCAGGGCGGCGATCGACCGCTTGACGCCACCGCAGATGCCGGACGCGGATGTCTCGCCGGCGTGGCCCATCGCCGTTGCCCCCTCCATGTTCATCGTGCGCGCCACCGAGTAGGCACGGACCAGATTGGCATGATGGAATGCGGCCAGCGCTTCCGCGCGCCGCGTGTCTTGCGGACCGGTCTGCCAGCGCACGGCCTCGATCAGCGTCTGTTCGGCGCTGGCGTCCATCGTCCGGAGTCCGGTCGTGCCGCGCGCGAGGATATTGTCGATCACGGCGGTAAAGGCATCGAGGCGCCAGAGATCCTCGTACAAGACCTGGTACATCGTCACGATGGTCATGGCCCGGCTGACGCAATAGTCCTTGCCCGGCAGGCCGAGCGGGCGGCGTCCGCTCATCAGCGGGATGCGGCATGCGCGCTGTGCGGCGGCAACGGCCATCGGGTTGCCGTTCAGGCCGATATTGGTCAGCAGCAGCGCATCCGCGGGCGGCGGTGCCAGGGGCAGCGGCGAGCGCGGCAGTGCCGTCTGCGTCGGCGGCACCGGCAACGGCGCGATGGGCTGCGACGGCTCGGTGGTGCTGTCGTTGGCGCTGTCGTTGGTCGTGTCGTTGGCCGCGTCATGACACTGCTTGAGGGCGATCCGCTCGCAGTGCGCCGCGCGCACGCCCCGGTCATGGAAGGGACCGACCTCGAACAGCAGGTTCTCGAGCCGCACGGCCTTGGCGAACGACGCATTGCGGACCGATAGCACGGCATCCACGGGCTCGTCCCACGGGACATCGAGCCACGGTGTGGCCCCGATCAGGGCGTACTCCGCGCTCAACTGCATGACCATCACGGAGGCCGTATGTCCGGGCCGCAGTTCCATGGTGAACGCGTAGTAGCGCGTGCGTTTGTCGGACGGGAGCGACGCCATCGGGGCGATGGGATCGAGCATGCGTGCCACGGCGGACTGCTTGCGCATGCGCACCGAGATGCGCGCGCCGTATGTGACCTCGATATCGCGGCCCGGATCGGCGTCGAAGAGCATCATCACATACGGATTGCCATTGCCCGGGAACATATGCGGGCCGAAGATCGAGGCCAGGTCGTAGGCGTCGCCGGCCGGAATGACCACGGGCCCGAGCACCGGCGGTGGCTTCATGCGCGCGACATGGACCGAGCGGATGCGCTGGAGCATGTCGGCGCGCTGGAGGGCCTTGCCATCGAGGCTGCCGCGGAACGTCGCCATGGCGCCACGTCCCCGGAAATCCGTGAACGCATTGACGGTGAGCTGACTCGGGATGCGCATCGAGGACGCGAATGCAAAGAGGTCCGGCGTGTAGGTGCGCAGCGGCCCCGGGGGAAAGCACAGGCGCTTGCTCCTGAGCCGGGTGCCGCGATAGAAGCAGGCGGCCGGGAATACGGCCAGCACCGTGGCCGACGCCGGCGTCATGCCGCGCGCCTGCAGCGCCGACTCGCCGAGCGTGCCCCGCAACGCCCATATGGCGCCGTCGAAGGTCTCTTCGTCGGACACGTAGGCGACGGATCCCGGCGCCACCTCGATTTTGCCGATCGGGTAGTGGCCCGGCGCCTTGGGCAATCTTGCGTGCCGCGCCCGCAGGATGCCGTCGTCGGGTACGCACAGATACGGGTCGGTGGCCGCCTCGGTCTCGTACAGGCAGGCCTCGCCATGGCTCGCGGTGGGCAGCACGGCAAGTACCATGACGATCAGTGCGAACAGGGCGGCGCGCATGGCGTCAGGGCGCATCGGAAACTTCCGATGGGGGCGGTGGGGCCGAGGAGACCAGCGCGTTCCATTCGAAGCGATGGATCACCGGCGCCAGCGCAAGCGCGCCCTTTGCCGTGTTCCGCACCGAAAGCAACGCGTGAGCCGGCGCGGCGTTTGGCTCCTGCACGAGTTGCGTGGCGATCGGTGTCTCGCGTCTGTCCGACTGGATGATCTGGGCCAGCAGATCGGTACCGCCCGCCGTGGCGCCGATCTCCAGCGTGAGATAGCGGGTGCGCGCGTCGAAGCGGCGGTATTCGTCACGACGGGGGCGGCCGGTCGACACGATCATGCGGCCATTGCGTATATCCAGCCGCAGCACGCCGCCGTAGTCCACAATAAAGCTGCGGCCTGCCGCCAGAACGAACGTCAGGCGCGTATGGCCGGGCGTGCCCGGCGCCGCGCCCCGCACGGCATCGAGATCCCACGCATCGCTGGCCGCCACGGCACACCGCGCCGTGCACGCGGGGCGCGTGCGCAGGACCTGGACCGCGCGAATCGCGTCGTGGAGGCCGTCGCGCCGCAGCATGTCCGCATCGACATCGTCACGATACAACGCCGACTTGCCGATGCCGCTGTCGCTCCGGAACACGGCGACACTGTAGCCCGGCGGCACACGCACCGAAGAGACCGAGGAATCGAGCCTGGCCAGGTGCCTGCGCAGCGGTCCGGGCCCGAGGCACTGCGCCTTGCCGGCAAACGCGTCGTGTTCGTGGAAGCAGGCCATCTGGACCACGCGCGCCGACGCCAGCGTATGTCGCTGGATGCCTTGTGCGCGGAGTTCGGGGCCCTGCAGGGACCGCCGCAGACGCCAGATGCGTCCGTCGAAGTGCGTGCCATCGGTGACGATCAGGTCCTGGCCGGGCGCCACCTCGACGCGGTTGACCGGATAATGGTGCGCGGTGTCGGGATGTCCCATCGACAGATCCACGCTCTCGTCGGCACCGAGGCAGATGCGCGCGGGGGTGCCGGCGCCCGCGCCGTAGAAGCCCGTATCGCTGGCGATCAGGCAGCTTTTGGCGGGAAGCTCGCCGAAGTCGGCGGCCTCGGTCGCCCCGGCGGCTTCGGCCGATGCCGGTGGGCCATAGGACGTGCACAGGGCCAGCGCGGCCAGCCATGCAAGGCGTCTGGGTGAGCGTTCGGGTGAGCGTTCGGTTGAGCGGCCGGGTGAGCGTCTGGTTGAGCAGGGGAGTAGCGGGCGGATCATCGTCGCATCGGTCCGTGGCGGGTCTGGATGGATCCAAACTAACGCCGCCCCGGACGATGCGAAATCGCCGATGCGCGAAATCTTCCCCCTCCGCGCGGGAGGGGGCGTCAAACGATGACGATCAATACTTCCAGAAGATCTGCTGCAGCGCCTTCGTGTCGTTGGTACGCGTAAGGGCGAGCGCCATCAGGATGCGCGCCTTCTGCGGCAGCTGGTCGTCGGTGACGATCCAGTCGTACTTGTCGTCCGGCTGCTCGCCATTGCGGATGACCACGCCGCTGCCCGTGCGCGAGGCGCGGACGATCTGCACGCCCTTGGCCCGAGCGGCCTTGAGCGGCTCGACCATGTAGTCGCCGACGCTGCCGTTGCCCGTGGCCGCGTAGACGATGGCCTTCGCGCCGTTCTTCACCGCGGCATCGATGCTGGCCGGATTGACGTTGCCGTACGCGTAGACCACGGCCACCTCGGGCAGGCTGTCGATCCGGTCGATATCGAACTCGGTCTGCATCGTATGCGGACGCGCGGGCAGGCGGTAGTAGAGCGTGCGGCCTTCCACCACGTAGCCGAGCGGACCGAACGGCGAGCGGAACGTCTCGGTCTTGAACGTGTTGCTCTTGGTCACGTCGCGGCCGGTCTGGATCTCGTCGTTGAGCACGACCAGCGTGCCCTTGCCGCGCGAGGCGGGGTTCGACGCCACGAGCACCGCGTCGTAGAGGTTCAGCGCGCCGTCGGCGCCGAGCGCGGTGCCCGGACGCATCGAGCCGACCACGACCACGGGCTTGTCGCTCTTGAGCGTGAGGTTCAGGAAGTACGAGGTCTCTTCGATCGTGTCGGTGCCGTGCGTGATCACGATGCCGTCGACGTCGGGCTGCTTCAGCAGTTCGGAGACGCGCTTGCCGAGCTTCAGCAGGCGCTCGTTGTTGAAGCTCTCCGAGCCGATCTGGAAGATCTGCTCGCCCTTGACGTTGGCCACCTTCGAGATCTCGGGTACCGACGCGATGATCTTGTCCACGGGCACCACGGCCGATTGATAGGCGGCGGTGTTGGTGGCCGATGCGCCGGCGCCGGCAATGGTGCCGCCCGTGCCGATGATGACGATATTGGCCTTGCGGGCTTCGGTGGTGGCGCCCGGTTGCGCCACGGGCTGGGTGGCCGGGGCGAGTTGTGCGTGGGCGGGTGCGGTCAGCAGGCTTGCGGACAGCAGGGCTGCGGACAGCAGCGAGAGATGGATGGTGCGACGGATACTGCGGGTCTTGCGGTTCATGGTCCCCTCCTTGTTAGCGGAGGCACGCACTCTCGTGAAGCCGTGCCTCCGGGTTTTGGAGGGAGCACTATAGAGGAAAGATACCGGTTAGTTCAAGGTGTCCCCCGGCACGCGGATCCAGCCTTCCATCAGCACGCGCGCGCTGCGGCTCATGATCGCCTTGGTCACGACCCATTCGCCTTCCACGCGCTTTGCCTCGGCGCCCACGCGCAGCGTGCCCGACGGATGCCCGAAGCGCACGGCCTCGCGCTCGCCGCCGCCGGCGGCCAGGTTCACGAGCGTGCCCGGAATGCTCGCGGCGGTACCGATGGCCACGGCCGCGGTGCCCATCATCGCGTGATGCAGCACGCCCATGGAGAGCGCGCGCACGAGCAGATCGACGTCGCCGGCTTCCACGTTCCTGCCGCTCGATGCCACATAGCTCGCGGGCTTCGCCACGAACGCCACCTTGGGCGTGTGCTGGCGCGTCTTTGCCTCGGACGCGTCCTTGATGAGGCCCATGCGCAGCGCGCCCGCCGTCCGGATGGTCTCGAACATCGCCAGCGCCCTGGGGTCGCTGTTGATATCGCGCTGGAGCTCGGTGCCCTTGTAGCCGATGGCCTCGGCTTCGATGAAGATCGTCGGAATGCCCGCGTTGATCATCGTGGCCTTGAGCGTGCCGACGCCCGGCACCACGAGGTCATCGACCACATTGCCGGTCGGGAACATCGAGCCGCCGCCCGCGTCGGGTTCGTCGGCCGCCGGGTCCATGAACTCGAGCTGCACTTCGGCGGCCGGGAAGGTCACGCCGTCGAGTTCGAAGTCCCCGGTCTCCTGCACCTGGCCATCGGTGATCGGCACGTGCGAAACGATGGTCTTGCCGATATTCGCCTGCCAGATCCGCACGGTCACGGTGCCGTTGCGCGGAATGCGGCTGGCCTCGATAAAGCCGTTGCTGATCGCGAACGGTCCGACCGCCGCCGACAGGTTGCCGCAGTTGCCGCTCCAGTCGACGAACGGCGAGTCGATCGATACCTGACCGAACAGGTAATCGACGTCGTGGTCGGGCCGCGTGCTCTTGGAGATGATCACCGTCTTGCTCGTGCTCGACGTGGCGCCGCC contains:
- a CDS encoding asparaginase, coding for MNRKTRSIRRTIHLSLLSAALLSASLLTAPAHAQLAPATQPVAQPGATTEARKANIVIIGTGGTIAGAGASATNTAAYQSAVVPVDKIIASVPEISKVANVKGEQIFQIGSESFNNERLLKLGKRVSELLKQPDVDGIVITHGTDTIEETSYFLNLTLKSDKPVVVVGSMRPGTALGADGALNLYDAVLVASNPASRGKGTLVVLNDEIQTGRDVTKSNTFKTETFRSPFGPLGYVVEGRTLYYRLPARPHTMQTEFDIDRIDSLPEVAVVYAYGNVNPASIDAAVKNGAKAIVYAATGNGSVGDYMVEPLKAARAKGVQIVRASRTGSGVVIRNGEQPDDKYDWIVTDDQLPQKARILMALALTRTNDTKALQQIFWKY
- the prpF gene encoding 2-methylaconitate cis-trans isomerase PrpF, coding for MAHAPQIKIPATYLRGGTSKGVFFRLQDLPERAQVPGAARDKLLLRVIGSPDPYAKQIDGMGGATSSTSKTVIISKSTRPDHDVDYLFGQVSIDSPFVDWSGNCGNLSAAVGPFAISNGFIEASRIPRNGTVTVRIWQANIGKTIVSHVPITDGQVQETGDFELDGVTFPAAEVQLEFMDPAADEPDAGGGSMFPTGNVVDDLVVPGVGTLKATMINAGIPTIFIEAEAIGYKGTELQRDINSDPRALAMFETIRTAGALRMGLIKDASEAKTRQHTPKVAFVAKPASYVASSGRNVEAGDVDLLVRALSMGVLHHAMMGTAAVAIGTAASIPGTLVNLAAGGGEREAVRFGHPSGTLRVGAEAKRVEGEWVVTKAIMSRSARVLMEGWIRVPGDTLN